One region of Fimbriiglobus ruber genomic DNA includes:
- a CDS encoding Uma2 family endonuclease — translation MGKTIDRAAKTIPPLRDGDHLTRDEFIRRYEASKDVLRAELIQGVVYVNSRITSGGKGQSVSPISKGGHAAPLSSLGYWLQSYAYATPGTEAMSSCSIYLPSQSNAPEPDLLLYVPSEFGGKMTEDEKSFLHGTPELVVEISNTSAGRDLGPKMDAYLEDGVSEYIVWRTAESVIDWFVLKRKKYISLDPDVDGFLRSQIFPGLWLDRDALLDRNVPRVLAILQQGLASPEHGTFVAKLAAEAARRKKK, via the coding sequence ATGGGGAAAACGATCGACCGCGCTGCCAAGACGATTCCCCCGTTGCGCGACGGCGACCATCTCACCCGAGACGAGTTCATTCGCCGGTACGAGGCGTCCAAGGACGTTCTTCGTGCAGAACTCATTCAAGGCGTTGTCTACGTCAATTCTCGCATCACCTCTGGTGGCAAAGGACAATCCGTGTCGCCAATTAGTAAGGGAGGCCATGCCGCTCCTCTCTCAAGCCTCGGCTATTGGTTGCAGAGCTACGCCTATGCCACACCGGGAACGGAAGCCATGTCGTCGTGTTCCATTTATCTGCCCTCACAATCAAACGCGCCGGAACCCGATTTATTGCTTTATGTTCCATCAGAATTCGGCGGCAAAATGACGGAGGATGAGAAAAGCTTTTTGCACGGAACTCCGGAACTTGTTGTCGAGATCTCGAATACGTCGGCGGGTCGTGATTTGGGACCGAAAATGGATGCCTACTTGGAGGATGGGGTTTCCGAATACATCGTCTGGCGGACGGCGGAGTCGGTCATCGATTGGTTCGTTCTGAAACGTAAAAAATACATCTCCCTCGACCCAGATGTGGACGGTTTCTTGCGAAGTCAGATCTTTCCGGGATTATGGCTCGATCGAGACGCTTTACTTGACAGAAACGTTCCCCGAGTGTTAGCCATTCTCCAGCAGGGGCTTGCGTCGCCAGAACACGGTACCTTTGTCGCGAAACTGGCGGCCGAAGCGGCCCGGCGTAAAAAGAAGTAA
- a CDS encoding lysophospholipid acyltransferase family protein, with protein MLTNPRPCGYDLPQWVYPRHGEGDGQAAPPGSRVCHLHRRPDRRVCHPGAPGPVCVRVRGISGWFAYKVDKRHRAVAAENLRHAFPDRAADPAAIDALVRACYRHFTGLLVEIILLPRKLHLENWRRYATLNGVYWTMPAFLDRRPLLVVTAHFGNWEMAGYTLGLFGFRMYAIARVLDNPHLERFLKQFRQATGQTIIAKKDDFERLNAALKVGAKVATLADQDAGSRGVFVNFFNRPASAHKAVALMALEYDARIVVVGAPRVGGYLQYEVVCEDLIDIRDYADRPDAVKLVTQRYHTALEQLIRRYPEQYFWLHRRWKTQPVARTKKRRLSQRMTADARPNSDS; from the coding sequence ATGCTGACGAATCCCCGGCCGTGTGGGTATGATCTCCCGCAGTGGGTCTACCCGCGTCACGGAGAGGGAGATGGCCAAGCCGCGCCGCCCGGGTCTCGAGTTTGCCATTTACATCGCCGTCCGGACCGTCGTGTGTGTCATCCAGGCGCTCCCGGTCCGGTATGCGTTCGCGTTCGCGGAATTTCTGGGTGGTTCGCGTACAAGGTCGACAAGCGGCACCGCGCGGTGGCTGCCGAAAACCTGCGGCACGCCTTCCCCGACCGCGCGGCGGACCCGGCCGCCATCGACGCCCTCGTCCGGGCGTGCTACCGGCACTTCACCGGCCTGCTCGTCGAAATCATCCTTTTGCCGCGGAAGTTGCACCTCGAAAACTGGCGCCGGTACGCAACCTTGAACGGCGTGTACTGGACCATGCCGGCGTTCCTCGACCGCCGGCCGCTCCTGGTCGTGACCGCCCACTTCGGGAACTGGGAAATGGCCGGGTACACGCTCGGTCTGTTCGGGTTCCGCATGTACGCGATCGCCCGGGTACTCGACAACCCGCACCTGGAACGATTCCTCAAGCAGTTCCGCCAGGCGACTGGGCAGACGATCATCGCCAAGAAGGACGATTTCGAGCGGCTGAATGCCGCCCTGAAGGTCGGGGCGAAGGTGGCCACGCTGGCCGACCAGGACGCCGGCAGCCGGGGCGTGTTCGTCAACTTCTTCAACCGCCCGGCGTCGGCCCACAAGGCGGTCGCGCTGATGGCACTGGAGTACGACGCGCGGATCGTCGTGGTCGGCGCGCCCCGCGTCGGCGGGTACCTGCAGTACGAGGTCGTGTGTGAAGATCTGATCGACATCCGCGACTACGCCGACCGCCCGGACGCCGTGAAGTTGGTCACCCAGCGGTATCACACCGCCCTCGAACAACTCATCCGCCGGTACCCCGAGCAATACTTCTGGCTACACCGCCGCTGGAAGACACAACCGGTCGCGAGGACGAAAAAGCGTCGGCTGTCGCAGCGGATGACAGCCGACGCGCGGCCTAACTCGGACTCATAG
- a CDS encoding Uma2 family endonuclease, translated as MGKTLDRATTAIPPLRDGDRLTRDEFIRRYEASKDVLRAELIQGVVYVNARVTSKGGQAVTPISFEAHSDPLFDIGYWLGTYAYATPGTKASTSGTLYAPSPENAPEPDTSLRILPDFGGRTKPDKKGFLHGALELVVEVANTTAGRDLGPKMLAYQEDGVPEYIVWRTAEAVIDWFVLKRKKYVPLAPDADGILQSQIFPGLWLDPVALLNWDMPRVLAILQQGLASPEHATFVAKLATEATRRKKK; from the coding sequence ATGGGAAAGACACTCGATCGTGCAACGACCGCCATTCCGCCGTTGCGGGACGGTGATCGCCTAACGCGGGATGAATTTATCCGCCGCTACGAGGCATCCAAAGATGTTCTGCGCGCGGAACTCATTCAGGGCGTGGTCTACGTCAATGCTCGCGTGACATCGAAGGGTGGGCAGGCCGTGACGCCAATTAGTTTTGAGGCCCACTCGGACCCACTTTTCGACATTGGTTATTGGTTGGGCACGTACGCATACGCAACGCCGGGAACGAAAGCCAGCACGTCGGGAACCCTTTATGCTCCTTCTCCTGAAAATGCTCCCGAACCCGACACATCGCTCAGAATCTTGCCAGATTTCGGAGGGAGAACGAAGCCAGACAAGAAAGGCTTTTTACACGGTGCTTTGGAACTTGTCGTCGAAGTCGCTAACACGACGGCGGGCCGCGACCTCGGTCCCAAAATGTTGGCGTACCAAGAAGATGGGGTTCCCGAATACATCGTTTGGCGGACGGCAGAGGCCGTCATCGACTGGTTCGTGTTGAAGCGCAAGAAATACGTACCCCTCGCCCCAGATGCGGATGGCATCCTTCAGAGCCAGATCTTTCCCGGGTTGTGGCTTGACCCAGTCGCCCTGCTGAACTGGGATATGCCACGGGTACTAGCCATTCTCCAACAAGGGCTTGCGTCGCCCGAACACGCCACGTTTGTCGCGAAACTGGCGACCGAGGCGACCCGGCGCAAAAAGAAGTAG
- a CDS encoding alkaline phosphatase D family protein: MLDLSNLRAAVRSEGGVSRRLFLAYGAALAAIPSLDLRVEGRVLRRAPLAGDPFTLGVASGEPTETGVVLWTRLAPNPLVDGGGMPRENLEVTWEVADDEGMKNVVRHGTAVATPQLAHSVHVEVEGLKPDHWYFYRFRTGDATSPVGRTRTTPERASIPEKLRLAFASCQHWEQGLFTAYEHMAKDDLDLVFHLGDYIYEYAGRDKLVRKHHGKKLASLEDYRARHAQYRTDRLLQVMHARCPWVVTWDDHEFENNYANDISERKGVDPAAFLEIRANAYQAYYEMMPLRRKSVPQGPNMKIYRTLPYGRLAEFQVLDTRQYRTDQPNGDKPAELNDDALNPKNTILGAEQAGWLKGALLRSPATWNVLAQQVMMGMVDTAAGEPKKYSMDQWPGYAHERMKLVQFLADRKVPNPVILSGDIHSNWVNDLRVDDRKAEAPVVATEFVGTSITTGGNGPVEPKNHDSILAENPCVKFYDRQRGYVRCVVTPKSWRSEYVVVADVTKPGAPAVEKAAFVVEAGAAGVKKA; this comes from the coding sequence ATGCTCGACCTGTCGAACTTACGGGCCGCCGTCCGTTCCGAAGGCGGCGTTTCCCGCCGATTGTTTCTTGCTTACGGAGCCGCGTTGGCCGCGATCCCGTCGCTGGACCTGCGCGTTGAGGGCCGCGTCCTCCGCCGGGCTCCGCTCGCTGGCGACCCATTTACCCTCGGGGTGGCGTCCGGCGAGCCGACCGAAACGGGTGTGGTTCTGTGGACCCGGCTCGCCCCGAACCCGCTGGTAGACGGCGGCGGCATGCCCCGCGAAAACCTCGAAGTGACATGGGAAGTCGCCGACGATGAAGGGATGAAGAACGTCGTTCGCCATGGCACGGCCGTCGCGACGCCGCAACTCGCCCACTCGGTTCACGTCGAAGTCGAAGGGCTCAAGCCGGACCACTGGTACTTCTACCGATTCCGAACCGGCGACGCCACCAGCCCGGTCGGCCGCACCCGGACGACGCCCGAGCGGGCCAGCATCCCGGAAAAGCTGCGGCTCGCTTTTGCCTCCTGTCAGCACTGGGAGCAGGGGTTGTTCACCGCCTACGAACACATGGCCAAGGACGACCTCGACCTCGTGTTCCACCTCGGCGACTACATCTACGAGTACGCCGGACGGGACAAACTCGTCCGCAAGCACCACGGGAAGAAACTGGCCAGCCTCGAAGATTACCGCGCCCGCCACGCCCAGTACCGAACCGACCGCCTCCTACAAGTGATGCACGCCCGTTGTCCGTGGGTCGTGACGTGGGACGACCACGAATTCGAAAACAACTACGCCAACGACATCTCGGAACGGAAGGGCGTCGATCCCGCCGCGTTCCTCGAAATTCGGGCTAACGCTTATCAGGCGTATTACGAGATGATGCCGCTCCGCCGGAAGTCGGTCCCGCAGGGGCCGAATATGAAAATCTATCGCACGCTGCCTTACGGCCGACTGGCCGAGTTCCAGGTACTCGACACCCGCCAGTACCGGACCGACCAACCGAACGGCGACAAGCCGGCCGAGTTAAACGACGACGCACTCAACCCCAAGAACACTATCCTTGGGGCAGAACAAGCCGGGTGGTTGAAAGGGGCGCTGCTGCGCTCGCCCGCGACCTGGAACGTCCTCGCCCAGCAGGTGATGATGGGCATGGTCGATACCGCCGCGGGCGAGCCGAAGAAGTACTCGATGGACCAGTGGCCGGGGTACGCCCACGAGCGGATGAAGCTCGTCCAGTTCCTGGCAGACCGAAAGGTGCCGAACCCGGTCATCCTGTCCGGCGACATTCACTCGAACTGGGTGAACGACCTGCGGGTCGACGACCGGAAAGCCGAAGCCCCGGTCGTCGCGACCGAGTTCGTGGGAACGTCGATCACCACGGGTGGCAACGGACCGGTGGAGCCGAAGAACCACGACTCCATCCTGGCGGAAAACCCCTGCGTGAAGTTCTACGACCGCCAACGCGGGTACGTCCGCTGCGTCGTCACCCCCAAATCCTGGCGGAGTGAATACGTGGTGGTCGCGGACGTGACCAAGCCGGGGGCACCTGCCGTTGAGAAGGCTGCGTTCGTGGTCGAAGCCGGCGCCGCGGGGGTGAAAAAAGCGTAG
- a CDS encoding DNA alkylation repair protein, which produces MTTPRKGASKRADIPADVLAKLNGGELESATLAEGLAIDFAALLAATVPDVPADAVRLVREAATQGVTRRMELVGGLLLAHLGVDGVARVATHSSDTARGWACYLIGLAPKLKLKDRLALIRPLADDPHFGVREWAWLPMRSHIAANVGHAIKALTPWVADTSPNVRRFAVEVTRPRGVWTNHIAQLKQNPALGLPLLEPLKADLEAYVQTSVANWLNDAAKSEPEWVTALCKRWRDEKNHPATERICRRALRSVK; this is translated from the coding sequence ATGACCACCCCACGCAAAGGCGCCTCGAAGCGCGCCGACATTCCGGCCGACGTCCTCGCGAAACTCAACGGGGGCGAACTCGAATCGGCCACGCTCGCCGAAGGACTGGCGATCGACTTCGCCGCACTCCTCGCGGCCACCGTTCCGGACGTCCCGGCCGACGCGGTCCGGCTCGTGCGTGAAGCCGCGACCCAGGGTGTGACGCGGCGAATGGAACTGGTCGGCGGGTTGCTGCTGGCGCACCTCGGCGTCGACGGTGTGGCTCGCGTCGCCACGCACTCGTCGGACACGGCCCGCGGGTGGGCGTGCTACCTCATCGGACTCGCGCCCAAGCTCAAGCTCAAAGACCGCCTCGCCCTCATTCGCCCGCTCGCCGACGACCCGCACTTCGGCGTCCGCGAGTGGGCTTGGCTGCCGATGCGGTCGCACATCGCGGCCAACGTCGGGCACGCCATCAAGGCGCTCACGCCGTGGGTCGCGGACACGTCGCCGAACGTCCGCCGGTTCGCGGTCGAAGTCACCCGCCCGCGCGGGGTCTGGACCAACCACATCGCCCAGCTCAAACAAAACCCGGCCCTCGGCTTGCCCCTCCTCGAACCGCTCAAAGCCGACCTGGAAGCCTACGTCCAGACATCCGTGGCGAATTGGCTCAACGACGCCGCCAAGTCCGAGCCTGAATGGGTGACGGCACTCTGCAAGCGATGGCGAGACGAGAAGAACCACCCGGCGACCGAGCGGATTTGCCGCCGGGCATTGCGGAGCGTGAAATGA
- the groL gene encoding chaperonin GroEL (60 kDa chaperone family; promotes refolding of misfolded polypeptides especially under stressful conditions; forms two stacked rings of heptamers to form a barrel-shaped 14mer; ends can be capped by GroES; misfolded proteins enter the barrel where they are refolded when GroES binds), whose product MSAKQIAFDQEAREAMKRGISKLARAVKVTLGPKGRNVIIQKSFGSPTVTKDGVTVAKEIELPDSYENMGAQMVKEVASKTSDVAGDGTTTATVLAEAIFNEGLRAVVAGTNPMLMKRGMEKAVEDIVAKLTAMSIPIKSKKDLENVATVAANGDSKIGQIIAEAMDKVGKDGVITVEEGKTMETDHEFVEGMQFDRGYLSPYFVTDFESMECELDDPYILIYEKKISSNRDLVPVLEKVLQQGKPILIIAEEVDGEALATLVVNKMRNPGAFKACAVKAPGYGDRRKAMLEDLAILTGGKAIFEDLGVQLETVALTDLGRAKKVKIDKDNTVVIEGAGKKEAIKARASQIQRELEKSTSDYDREKLSERIAKLQGGVAKINVGGATESEVKEKKMRVEDAMFATRAANQEGILPGGGVALLRASEGLKPTGLTHDEEIGYNIVVRACKSPIKQIVDNAGEDGNVIANEVLKNKEQNYGYDARAGEYTDMVKKGVIDPTKVVRSALQNAASVSTLLLTSDALVADAPKNGEKKSAGGGDEDMY is encoded by the coding sequence ATGAGCGCCAAGCAGATCGCGTTTGACCAGGAAGCCCGTGAAGCGATGAAGCGGGGGATCAGCAAGCTGGCCCGCGCCGTCAAGGTCACGCTCGGGCCGAAGGGCCGGAACGTCATCATCCAGAAGTCGTTCGGCAGCCCGACGGTGACCAAGGACGGCGTGACCGTCGCCAAGGAAATCGAACTGCCGGATTCGTACGAGAACATGGGCGCCCAAATGGTCAAGGAAGTCGCTTCCAAGACCTCCGACGTGGCCGGCGACGGGACCACGACCGCGACCGTGCTGGCCGAGGCGATCTTCAACGAAGGGCTCCGGGCCGTCGTCGCCGGGACCAACCCGATGCTCATGAAGCGCGGGATGGAAAAGGCAGTCGAAGACATCGTCGCCAAGCTCACCGCCATGAGCATCCCGATCAAGAGCAAGAAGGATCTGGAAAACGTCGCCACCGTCGCCGCGAACGGGGACAGCAAGATCGGCCAGATCATCGCCGAGGCGATGGACAAGGTCGGCAAGGACGGGGTCATCACCGTCGAAGAAGGCAAGACGATGGAGACGGACCACGAGTTCGTCGAGGGCATGCAGTTCGACCGCGGGTATCTGTCGCCGTACTTCGTCACCGATTTCGAATCGATGGAGTGCGAACTCGACGACCCGTACATCCTGATCTACGAGAAGAAGATCAGCAGCAACCGCGACCTCGTCCCGGTCCTCGAAAAGGTCCTGCAACAAGGCAAGCCGATCCTGATCATCGCCGAGGAAGTGGACGGCGAGGCGCTGGCCACCCTGGTCGTGAACAAGATGCGGAACCCGGGCGCGTTCAAGGCGTGCGCGGTCAAGGCCCCGGGGTACGGCGACCGCCGCAAGGCGATGCTCGAAGACCTCGCCATCCTGACCGGCGGCAAGGCGATTTTCGAAGACCTCGGCGTGCAACTCGAGACCGTCGCCCTGACCGACCTCGGCCGGGCCAAGAAGGTCAAGATCGACAAGGACAACACGGTCGTCATCGAAGGGGCCGGTAAGAAGGAAGCGATCAAGGCCCGCGCCAGCCAGATCCAACGGGAACTGGAAAAGAGCACCAGCGACTACGACCGCGAGAAGCTGAGCGAGCGGATCGCCAAACTCCAGGGCGGCGTGGCCAAGATCAACGTCGGCGGGGCTACCGAGAGCGAAGTCAAGGAAAAGAAGATGCGGGTCGAGGACGCGATGTTCGCCACCCGCGCGGCCAACCAGGAAGGCATCCTCCCGGGCGGCGGGGTCGCGCTGCTCCGCGCCAGCGAAGGGCTGAAGCCGACCGGCCTGACCCACGACGAAGAGATCGGGTACAACATCGTCGTCCGGGCGTGCAAGTCCCCGATCAAGCAGATCGTCGACAACGCCGGCGAAGACGGGAACGTGATCGCCAACGAAGTGCTGAAGAACAAGGAACAGAACTACGGGTACGACGCCCGCGCGGGCGAGTACACGGACATGGTCAAGAAGGGCGTCATCGACCCGACGAAGGTCGTCCGCAGCGCCCTCCAGAACGCGGCCAGCGTCTCCACCCTGCTCCTGACCAGCGACGCCTTGGTCGCCGACGCGCCCAAGAATGGCGAGAAGAAGTCGGCCGGCGGCGGCGACGAAGACATGTACTAA
- a CDS encoding co-chaperone GroES: protein MDLKPIGDRIIVRRELSDEKTAGGILLPDAAKKKPQRGTILAVGPGKINKKDGTRAPMQLKNGDKVLFTSWAGDEFKDRKPAAAGDILIMNEDDVLAVIE from the coding sequence ATGGACTTGAAACCGATCGGCGACCGCATCATCGTCCGCCGCGAACTGTCCGACGAAAAAACCGCGGGCGGGATTCTGCTCCCCGACGCTGCCAAGAAGAAGCCCCAGCGCGGGACCATCCTGGCCGTCGGCCCGGGCAAGATCAACAAGAAGGACGGCACCCGCGCCCCGATGCAACTCAAGAACGGGGACAAGGTGCTGTTCACGTCGTGGGCCGGTGACGAATTCAAGGACCGCAAGCCCGCCGCAGCCGGCGACATCCTGATCATGAACGAAGACGACGTGCTGGCCGTGATCGAGTAA
- a CDS encoding DUF3239 domain-containing protein: protein MRDRNEDEEDDFEAITERELFHGSVARNPARVRLSLLYFLRNHVPVFVIFSVVSAVLFVPLAIFVSKWCWLLFLLTALFFVFYYFGQSNHYWFGDVCPALVVSRKPDKFVVYADLTKGSVSHPAFLVFNESLGGLSGDALEEGDRFAVACLYHDTDRDLPDERWGGLHPGIIRAATANEKAVRRTLRTISKREWAMLDGGLDILPRSLKPGVYFLSDLADPPPLKSRPARRRNDNDDGQPTRRRRRD from the coding sequence ATGCGCGACCGAAATGAGGACGAGGAAGACGACTTCGAAGCGATAACCGAGCGCGAGTTATTCCACGGTTCCGTGGCCCGGAATCCGGCTCGGGTGAGGTTGAGCCTGCTGTACTTTCTCAGGAACCACGTCCCAGTCTTCGTCATTTTCTCCGTCGTCAGCGCGGTTCTCTTCGTCCCGCTCGCGATCTTCGTATCGAAGTGGTGTTGGTTGCTGTTCCTGTTAACAGCCCTGTTTTTCGTTTTCTATTATTTCGGCCAATCCAATCACTACTGGTTCGGCGACGTCTGCCCGGCGCTGGTCGTCTCCCGAAAGCCGGACAAATTCGTGGTCTACGCCGATCTGACGAAGGGATCGGTGAGCCACCCCGCCTTCCTCGTCTTCAACGAAAGCCTCGGCGGGCTGTCGGGCGACGCGCTCGAGGAGGGCGACCGGTTCGCGGTCGCCTGCCTATACCACGACACCGATCGCGATCTGCCGGACGAGCGGTGGGGCGGGTTGCACCCCGGCATCATCCGCGCGGCCACCGCGAACGAAAAAGCCGTCCGGCGGACGCTCCGGACCATCTCGAAACGGGAGTGGGCCATGCTGGACGGGGGACTGGATATTCTGCCGCGGTCCCTCAAACCCGGCGTCTACTTCCTGAGCGACCTGGCAGACCCTCCGCCGTTGAAATCACGGCCGGCGAGACGGCGAAACGACAACGACGATGGTCAACCCACCCGTCGTCGCCGACGGGATTGA
- the lpdA gene encoding dihydrolipoyl dehydrogenase produces MSDVREVQLLVIGGGPGGYPAALHAADHGIKTLLVDEDPRLGGVCLNRGCIPSKALLHIAKVVREAREAADHGITFGEPKLDLPKLRDFVQGKVVNKLTGGIALLCKARGVETLKGRAVFEDANTVVVDGTTRVKFQNCIIASGSLPAVPKPWQIGDDRVMDSTGALLIPDVPKKLLVIGGGYIGLEIGSVYAAMGSKVTVVEATDGLLPLADRDLVAPLEKKLRAEFEAIFLSTKVNGLKASPAGIVVALEGKDAPAEITFDRVLVSVGRRPNSAGLGLEKAGLKTDEKGFIPVDKQRRTAVPHIQAIGDVAGEPGLAHKATAEARVAVEVLLGEPAEWSPRAIPAVIFTDPEIAWAGLTEREAQAQNVPVDVLKFPWAASGRAVSIARTEGLTKMLVDPATKRVLGVGIVGAGAGEMIAESVLAIEMGAVARDVLESIHPHPTLSETVMESAEMAYGSATHVGGKKKAVAK; encoded by the coding sequence ATGTCCGACGTCCGCGAAGTTCAACTCCTCGTCATCGGTGGCGGCCCGGGCGGATACCCGGCCGCCCTGCACGCCGCCGACCACGGCATCAAGACGCTGCTCGTGGACGAAGACCCGCGGCTCGGCGGGGTCTGCTTGAACCGCGGGTGTATCCCGTCCAAGGCTCTGCTGCACATCGCCAAGGTGGTCCGCGAGGCCCGTGAGGCGGCCGACCACGGGATCACGTTCGGCGAGCCCAAACTCGACCTGCCCAAACTCCGCGACTTCGTTCAGGGCAAGGTGGTCAACAAGCTGACCGGCGGGATTGCCCTCCTGTGCAAGGCCCGCGGGGTGGAAACGCTCAAGGGCCGGGCGGTGTTCGAGGACGCCAACACGGTCGTCGTCGACGGCACCACGCGGGTCAAGTTCCAGAACTGCATCATCGCCTCCGGCTCGCTGCCGGCCGTCCCGAAGCCCTGGCAGATCGGCGACGACCGCGTCATGGACAGCACCGGCGCGCTACTCATCCCGGACGTGCCCAAGAAACTCCTCGTCATCGGCGGCGGGTACATCGGTCTGGAAATCGGCAGCGTGTACGCCGCGATGGGCAGCAAGGTCACGGTCGTCGAGGCCACCGACGGACTGCTCCCGCTGGCCGACCGCGACCTCGTCGCCCCGCTGGAAAAGAAACTCCGCGCCGAGTTCGAGGCGATTTTCCTGAGTACCAAGGTCAACGGCCTGAAAGCCTCGCCGGCGGGCATTGTGGTCGCCCTCGAAGGGAAGGACGCGCCCGCGGAAATCACCTTCGACCGCGTTCTGGTCTCCGTGGGCCGGCGGCCGAACAGCGCGGGGCTCGGGTTGGAGAAAGCCGGCCTGAAGACCGACGAGAAGGGCTTCATCCCCGTCGACAAACAGCGGCGGACGGCCGTCCCGCACATTCAGGCGATCGGGGACGTGGCCGGGGAGCCGGGGCTCGCGCACAAGGCGACGGCCGAGGCCCGGGTCGCGGTCGAAGTCCTGCTCGGCGAGCCGGCCGAATGGTCGCCCCGCGCGATCCCGGCCGTGATCTTCACCGACCCGGAGATCGCGTGGGCGGGGCTGACCGAGCGGGAAGCTCAGGCGCAGAACGTCCCCGTGGACGTACTCAAGTTCCCGTGGGCCGCGTCCGGCCGGGCGGTGTCGATTGCTCGGACCGAGGGCCTGACGAAGATGCTCGTCGACCCGGCGACCAAGCGCGTCCTGGGCGTCGGCATCGTCGGGGCCGGGGCCGGCGAGATGATCGCGGAATCGGTGCTGGCGATCGAAATGGGAGCCGTCGCGCGGGACGTCCTCGAAAGCATCCACCCGCACCCGACCCTGTCCGAGACGGTCATGGAAAGCGCCGAGATGGCCTACGGCTCGGCCACGCACGTCGGCGGGAAGAAGAAGGCGGTGGCGAAGTAG
- a CDS encoding DUF3239 domain-containing protein codes for MRNRDDEDDEDEFDPDKLEIIHGAVASNPARVRLTVWHFVTCQPVTVIAICLVSAAVVVPLAVFASKWCWFLFLLTAALLVMYYLGTAKNFWYGDVCPAVVLSRNPDKFAVYTDMTKGWVSHPAIVIQGGSVFMLEGLPVEEGDRIATANLYRDTDEELPDERWGGLHTGVILAATTDEKAIRRTFKSIDAEEWNELDRGLKRLPRSLKPGVYFLNELADRPPPKPRRAKPILDDEDDEDDEDDDRPQRHRRRRD; via the coding sequence ATGCGCAACCGAGACGACGAAGACGATGAGGACGAGTTTGACCCTGACAAACTCGAAATCATTCACGGGGCAGTCGCGTCCAACCCGGCCCGGGTACGGCTGACGGTTTGGCATTTCGTAACGTGTCAGCCGGTGACGGTCATCGCCATTTGTCTCGTGTCCGCGGCCGTTGTGGTCCCGCTCGCCGTATTCGCATCCAAGTGGTGTTGGTTCTTGTTCCTTTTAACTGCCGCTTTGCTCGTAATGTATTATCTGGGAACGGCTAAGAATTTTTGGTATGGCGACGTTTGTCCGGCTGTGGTCCTCTCGCGCAACCCGGACAAGTTTGCCGTTTACACCGACATGACGAAGGGCTGGGTCTCCCACCCGGCAATCGTGATCCAGGGAGGCAGCGTGTTCATGTTGGAAGGACTCCCGGTGGAGGAAGGCGATCGGATTGCGACAGCCAATCTCTACCGCGACACGGATGAAGAACTGCCGGACGAGCGGTGGGGAGGGCTGCACACGGGCGTCATCCTCGCGGCGACGACGGACGAGAAAGCCATCCGGCGGACATTCAAAAGCATCGATGCGGAGGAGTGGAACGAGTTAGACCGCGGCTTGAAACGGTTGCCCCGCTCGCTCAAACCCGGCGTTTACTTCTTGAACGAACTGGCCGACCGCCCGCCGCCCAAACCCCGCCGTGCAAAACCGATTCTGGACGATGAGGATGATGAGGATGACGAGGACGACGACCGGCCGCAGCGTCACCGGCGTCGGCGGGACTGA